The Podospora bellae-mahoneyi strain CBS 112042 chromosome 7, whole genome shotgun sequence genomic sequence GATTTCTTCTCAGAGCAACGCATTGAGCGACCTGGACCCCGAGCGTCTCCCAAGCCacatcaagaaggtcaaggacgATTGGTGGGCCATTTTCAACCAAGCGGTGCCCCGTGTTTTGGATGTTGATTTGGTTCACACTCTCCAGCACGAGAGTGTGGTCTGCTGCGTGAGGTTCAGCGCCGATGGCAAATTTGTCGCGACGGGATGCAACAGATCTGCTCAAATCTACGATGTTCAGACTGGTGACAAGGTCTGCATTCTCCAAGACGAGAGTATTGATCTCAACGGCGATCTTTATATCAGAAGCGTTTGCTTCAGTCCAGACGGGCAGTACCTGGCTACCGGTGCTGAAGACAAGCTCATCAGAGTCTGGGACATCAAGAACAGGCAGATTCGCAACACTTTCGCTGGTCACGAGCAGGATATCTACAGCTTGGATTTTGCCCGTGATGGCCGCACCATTGCTTCTGGCAGTGGCGATCGCACTGTCAGGCTTTGGGATATTGAGACTGGTTTGAACACGGCAACGCTCACCATAGAGGACGGCGTCACCACCGTTGCCATCTCGCCCGATGCCAAGTATGTCGCCGCCGGCTCGCTTGACAAGAGTGTCAGGGTCTGGGATGTCAAGACAGGCCTCTTGCTGGAGCGTCTCGAGGGTCCCGAGGGCCACAAGGACAGTGTTTACTCTGTTGCTTTCTCGCCCAACTCTCGTGACCTCGTCAGCGGTAGCTTggacaagaccatcaagaTGTGGGAGCTTGCCGCTCCTCGGAATCACAACCAGATGCCCGGCGGTATCATGAAGCCGGTCGGCCGCTGCATCAGGACTTTTGAGGGACACAGGGTATGTATTTCTAGGTCTTGAAGCCGAGGCCTCGTTGCTAACTTTTTAATAGGACTTCGTCCTCAGTGTTGCGCTCACCCCCGACAATGAATGGGTTCTTTCCGGTTCCAAGGACCGCGGCGTTCAGTTCTGGGACCCCCGCACCGGACACACCCAGCTCATGCTCCAGGGACACAAGAACTCGGTTATCTCTGTGGCTCCAAGCCCTGCGTCAGGAAACTCGGGCGGCTGGTTTGCGACCGGTTCGGGTGACATGAGGGCACGCATCTGGTCATACAGTCGTATCCGCCACTAGAAGGAACAAAGGATGCGATCAATCAGAAGGAAGCTTGCTAACTTCGCAAGCGTTCTACGAAAGCTTGAAGCAGAGGGGTTGGGACCTTTGTAACTAATCCAAATTCAAACGGAAATGGAAAGTTGAATAACGTGTGTGTGGGATAAAATGGcaaggaaagggaaaggagtATGTGGAACTTTTGAAGCAAGTAGGAAGCGGAAATTCGGGTTGTTGA encodes the following:
- the TUP1 gene encoding General transcriptional corepressor TUP1 (COG:S; EggNog:ENOG503NUUI) — encoded protein: MSMYPGHRGMGVAPPANPNGSRQNELLEGIRAEFESHQRQIEGYEHQIQAQVQEMQMIREKVYQMEQQHVQLKQKYEDEINLLRRQLETRGGGPPGPMNPPPQHAGPSQQPPPQIGNMGGGGVFNGILSGQGGQGGLAPPPHPPQEQQQPPHMPPAPPGLQQGPPPPPPPPSQQPPFQQQYQGPAPGGFPSQPPQSTASPGPGSKRGQPIGRPPAGGPATPQINTPVPYNGPGQSPQVPTHPTPDHTRMVQQQQQQHQPVPISSQSNALSDLDPERLPSHIKKVKDDWWAIFNQAVPRVLDVDLVHTLQHESVVCCVRFSADGKFVATGCNRSAQIYDVQTGDKVCILQDESIDLNGDLYIRSVCFSPDGQYLATGAEDKLIRVWDIKNRQIRNTFAGHEQDIYSLDFARDGRTIASGSGDRTVRLWDIETGLNTATLTIEDGVTTVAISPDAKYVAAGSLDKSVRVWDVKTGLLLERLEGPEGHKDSVYSVAFSPNSRDLVSGSLDKTIKMWELAAPRNHNQMPGGIMKPVGRCIRTFEGHRDFVLSVALTPDNEWVLSGSKDRGVQFWDPRTGHTQLMLQGHKNSVISVAPSPASGNSGGWFATGSGDMRARIWSYSRIRH